DNA sequence from the Methanomassiliicoccales archaeon genome:
TTCAGAGGCGCAATGGCAGCGGTCATGCTGCGCAATCACGGCTTTGATGAGGTTTATAACGTGCTGGGCGGATTGGGAGCGTGGAAGGCGGCGGGCTACCCTATCAAGGAAAAATAGGCCAGGATTATGAATTATTAAGAATGGGGGAACGATATTTGTATATCTTAATAATAAATCATATAAATGTTAATAATAGTAGCCTTGTCGCGAGAGGGCGATGTCGAAGAAAACGTATAACATTTCTCAAAAGTTTCTGTCAATACTAATAATCGCTGTTCTGATCGTAGCTGGCGCTTTAGCATTTATGCTTATTGCTCCCCCAGGAAATCCATCTCATAAGCTTCAGGTTGTGGCCACCTTCTATCCTCTTTATTTTTTTGCCAGTGAGGTGGCGGGCGACCGCGCTGAAGTGCATATGTTGATTCCAGATAACGTCGAGCCACATTCGTGGGAGCCATCTCCATCTGACATCATTAAATTGAGCCGGGCTGACATTCTCATTTTCAACGGGGTTGGCTTTGAGCCTTGGATGGAAGATATATTGGCGAGCGCAAGCAATCCGAATCTTGAGTTAGTGGATACTAGCGTGGGTGTCTCTCTCTTACCCTCCGATGAGGAAAAAAAGGCTTACGATGAAGCCCTGCGCCTTCTCGAGACAGCTCCTGGCTTAGAGATCAGCGCTAGCAAATCAACAGATGAGGCCTCTTTAATTGAATCTAATTCGACGGTTATTAGTGTAGCGCTGCTTGATTTTGAAGGAGCTAAAGGAGGTTATCTGAAGATTCGTGCTAATAAAGATGGAGATTTCAGATTCTTCCTCACAAGCACGGTCAACTTCACATTGTCAAACTGTTCTGGGTCACCTATAGAGCCTGAGAAAGAAAGCGGGCCTGTAAGCTGGTATCCTCAATTCGCTAGCTCTGCGGTTTTCAGCTTTAAAAAGGGGGAACTTTATACGCTTAAGATTGGACCGACCCCCCTTTCTGAGTTTGAGGCGGTCATTTTGAAAATGGAAGAGCACGAGACGGAGCCTGAGGACCACCTTCATGGAATTAATGATCCGCATTTCTGGCTCGATCCATTGAGTGCCAAGGTGCAAGTTCTCAACATATTAAGTGCTTTTCAGCGCGCGGATCCTGACAACTCCACTTATTATGCAGACAACGCTGCTCGGTTGGGAGAGAGATTGGACAAGCTGCATATGGATTTCCAGTTGGGCCTTCGCAACAGAACCAAGAATGCTATAGTGACCACTCATGAGGGCTTTAATTACTTAGCCATGCGCTATGGATTCCAAGCCTATGGCGCTATCGGCATATCTGCCGACCAACAACCTAGCCCGACCGATCTCATGAGACTTACTGCCTTGGTTAGAGATTTAGGCCTTCGCTACGTATTCTCCGAGCCTGTCTATTCAGATGCTGTGATGGAGACTATCTCTCGAGAGACTGGGGCCAGCATTCTAATATTGGATGGCCTTCATGGAAGAAAAGGCATTCATTCTAGTCTTGATTACTTTGGCATCATGTATGCAAACCTGGAAAGTTTAAAGATTGGCTTGGAAGTTACATTGTAACGACTCGGGAGGAAGAGAGCTGGTGGAAAGCGTCGTAGAGGTCAACGACGTCACCGTCCGAATCAACGGTTTGACTATCTTGGACAGGGTCTCAGTCCGGGTGGACAAGGGAGATGTACTGGGCATCGTGGGACCGAATGGAGGCGGGAAAACCACCTTTCTTAACGCCATATTAGGCAACATCCCTATTGAATCTGGTGAGATCCGGCTCTTCGGCGTGGATCTTAAAAGATTCAAGGATTTCCATTGGATTGGGTATGTAGCACAGAATGCCATTCAGTTCGATCCGATCTTTCCTGCCACGGTAAGGGAGATAGTTTCATTGGGGCTGATAAATCGCCATCGACTGGGTAGGCCATTGACTCATGCGCAGAAGGAAGAGGTGGATTGGGCTATCGATCTCGTTGGCTTGATTAACGTGGCGGATAGGAAAATAAGCGACCTATCCGGAGGGCAGAAGCAAAGAATATTCATCGCCAAAGCACTTGTAAGGAAACCGAAACTATTGATACTGGACGAGGCCACATCGGGCCTGGACGCATGCATGCAGGACCATTTTCATAACATCCTACGCTATCTCCGTAAAGAACAAAACGTTACGGTATTGACTGTCTCGCATGATCTATCAGGCGTTATATGTCAGGCAAACAAACTAGCTGTGATCAATCGCCAATTGCACTACGCGCCTTTAACCCCAGAACTCGACCCTTCTGAGATCCTGAGAGAGGCATACGGCGAGCACTTCACTTTCATCTTTCATCGAGATCACGATGCATGCGTCGGGTTCAGAAATGAGTTAAAAGGTAAGGATCTTGGAGGGACCTGAAGTGGTAGATATCGGCGGACTTTTTGAATACACTTTCTTCCAAAGGGCTTTCTTCGCTGGCATCTGCGCTGCCATCCTTTGCTCCGCTCTAGGGGTTTTCATCGTACTGAAGCGCGCCTCTCTCATAGGGGAAGGAATAGCTCATTTGTCTTTCGGGGGCATAGCCTTAGGTCTAGTGCTTGCCGTTTATCCTCTCTATACCGCTCTTATCCTGGCATTGCTAGGAACCAGCATAATCTTCATGCTGGGTCGGAGCCGAATAATCTATTCGGAGACAGCCATTGGGCTCATGTTCTCCGCTGGTTTGGCGATGGGTGCCGTACTAGCGACATTAGGCAGTGGTCTGAGTGTTGATCTAT
Encoded proteins:
- a CDS encoding zinc ABC transporter substrate-binding protein; translated protein: MSKKTYNISQKFLSILIIAVLIVAGALAFMLIAPPGNPSHKLQVVATFYPLYFFASEVAGDRAEVHMLIPDNVEPHSWEPSPSDIIKLSRADILIFNGVGFEPWMEDILASASNPNLELVDTSVGVSLLPSDEEKKAYDEALRLLETAPGLEISASKSTDEASLIESNSTVISVALLDFEGAKGGYLKIRANKDGDFRFFLTSTVNFTLSNCSGSPIEPEKESGPVSWYPQFASSAVFSFKKGELYTLKIGPTPLSEFEAVILKMEEHETEPEDHLHGINDPHFWLDPLSAKVQVLNILSAFQRADPDNSTYYADNAARLGERLDKLHMDFQLGLRNRTKNAIVTTHEGFNYLAMRYGFQAYGAIGISADQQPSPTDLMRLTALVRDLGLRYVFSEPVYSDAVMETISRETGASILILDGLHGRKGIHSSLDYFGIMYANLESLKIGLEVTL
- a CDS encoding ABC transporter ATP-binding protein, with protein sequence MAWKLHCNDSGGRELVESVVEVNDVTVRINGLTILDRVSVRVDKGDVLGIVGPNGGGKTTFLNAILGNIPIESGEIRLFGVDLKRFKDFHWIGYVAQNAIQFDPIFPATVREIVSLGLINRHRLGRPLTHAQKEEVDWAIDLVGLINVADRKISDLSGGQKQRIFIAKALVRKPKLLILDEATSGLDACMQDHFHNILRYLRKEQNVTVLTVSHDLSGVICQANKLAVINRQLHYAPLTPELDPSEILREAYGEHFTFIFHRDHDACVGFRNELKGKDLGGT